A window of Mucilaginibacter sp. PAMC 26640 contains these coding sequences:
- a CDS encoding elongation factor P, whose amino-acid sequence MAKASEIKNGNILRFNGELVQVEDFLHRTPGNLRAFYQARMRNVRSGKLVEYRFRTDEEVDIRRVETSDYQYLYEDGDSLVIMDNATFDQHNVPKFLFGSAVKFLKEGANVVVAFESDEPIMGSVPGSAELEITYTEPAVKGDTSTGAQKNATVETGAEIRVPLFINIGDKVKVDTATGTYVERVKG is encoded by the coding sequence ATGGCAAAGGCATCTGAAATAAAGAATGGCAATATCCTGCGATTTAATGGCGAACTGGTACAGGTAGAAGACTTTTTACACCGCACACCCGGCAACCTGCGCGCGTTTTACCAGGCCAGGATGCGTAACGTGAGATCGGGCAAATTAGTAGAGTACCGTTTTCGTACGGATGAAGAGGTGGATATTCGCCGTGTAGAAACCAGCGACTATCAATATTTATATGAAGACGGCGATTCATTGGTGATTATGGATAATGCCACTTTCGATCAGCATAATGTGCCTAAGTTTTTATTTGGCAGTGCGGTTAAATTCCTGAAAGAGGGGGCAAATGTGGTGGTAGCTTTTGAGAGCGACGAACCTATTATGGGTTCTGTTCCGGGTTCTGCCGAGTTAGAGATCACCTATACGGAACCAGCCGTAAAAGGCGATACCTCAACCGGCGCACAAAAGAATGCAACTGTGGAAACCGGTGCAGAGATCCGCGTGCCATTGTTTATCAATATTGGCGATAAAGTAAAGGTTGATACCGCTACCGGCACCTATGTAGAACGCGTGAAAGGGTAG
- a CDS encoding peptidase M1: protein MRPFYYALSCLLIAFNQITVAQQPDAVIDVQHYKFALQVNDNNNAIKGHAAVTVKFLKPSGSFYLNLVKKNATGKGMLVTSVTELGKPLKFRQDSITLVINRGGKLNSTHTYIIKYNGVPADGLIISTNNYKHRTFFGDNWPNRAQNWLPCVDHPADKATVEFMVTAPDHYNVVANGLKQKEQQLPRHLKLTHWNESAQISTKVMVIGVADFVIDHTGNVNGIPVYTYVFPEDKATGFKSYAVAKEILPYFINHVGPFAYEKLANVQSKTIFGGMENASAIFYFEESVNSKGIEELMAHEIAHQWFGDAASEKSWANLWLSEGFATYMTNLYLENKYGADTLKTRLAADRKQVIAFEQKRLTPIVDTAVTGNYMQLLNANSYQKGGWVLHMLSRKLGDELFWMGIRAYFAKYNGKNAHTDDLKLVMEQTSRTDLKQFFKQWLYTAGHPVLKIEKTFDKASKTIALKIIQKQDALYEFPLAFTIEGRPGLIQVTERETSIKLGASSDDVVFDPNVDLLATIDLAD from the coding sequence ATGCGTCCATTTTATTATGCCCTTTCTTGTCTGTTAATCGCTTTTAATCAAATCACGGTAGCTCAGCAGCCGGACGCAGTTATAGATGTCCAGCATTATAAATTCGCATTGCAGGTAAACGATAACAATAACGCCATTAAAGGGCATGCCGCGGTAACTGTTAAGTTTTTAAAGCCCTCTGGGAGTTTTTATTTAAACCTGGTAAAAAAGAATGCCACCGGAAAAGGCATGCTGGTTACTTCGGTAACAGAGCTGGGCAAACCCCTTAAATTTAGGCAGGATAGTATTACCCTGGTTATCAACAGGGGTGGTAAACTCAACAGCACGCATACCTATATAATAAAATATAATGGCGTCCCTGCCGATGGCCTCATCATCTCTACCAATAATTACAAGCACCGCACGTTTTTTGGCGATAACTGGCCCAATCGTGCCCAAAACTGGCTGCCCTGTGTAGATCATCCAGCAGATAAAGCTACCGTTGAATTTATGGTAACCGCACCGGATCATTATAATGTTGTAGCCAATGGTTTAAAGCAAAAAGAGCAGCAACTGCCCAGGCACCTCAAACTCACCCACTGGAACGAATCGGCACAGATCTCTACCAAGGTGATGGTTATCGGCGTGGCCGATTTTGTGATCGACCATACCGGAAATGTAAATGGCATTCCGGTTTATACCTATGTGTTTCCGGAAGATAAGGCAACCGGCTTTAAAAGCTATGCTGTTGCCAAAGAGATCCTACCCTATTTCATCAATCATGTGGGTCCGTTTGCTTATGAGAAACTGGCTAATGTGCAGTCTAAAACTATTTTCGGGGGCATGGAGAATGCCAGTGCCATCTTCTATTTTGAAGAATCGGTAAATAGCAAAGGGATAGAGGAGCTGATGGCGCACGAGATAGCCCACCAATGGTTCGGCGATGCCGCCAGCGAAAAAAGCTGGGCCAATTTGTGGCTCAGCGAAGGCTTCGCCACTTATATGACTAACCTGTACCTCGAAAATAAATATGGTGCCGATACGCTGAAAACCCGCCTGGCTGCCGACCGTAAACAGGTGATAGCGTTTGAACAGAAACGCCTCACCCCTATTGTTGATACCGCGGTAACGGGTAATTACATGCAGCTGCTAAATGCCAACAGCTATCAAAAAGGCGGCTGGGTTTTGCACATGCTAAGCCGAAAGTTGGGAGATGAGTTATTCTGGATGGGTATCCGCGCTTATTTTGCCAAATACAACGGCAAAAATGCCCATACCGATGACCTGAAACTGGTGATGGAGCAAACCAGCCGCACCGACCTTAAACAATTTTTTAAACAATGGCTCTATACAGCAGGACACCCTGTTTTAAAGATTGAGAAAACTTTTGATAAGGCATCAAAAACCATAGCACTGAAGATCATACAAAAACAAGATGCGCTTTATGAATTTCCGTTAGCGTTTACGATTGAAGGACGTCCCGGGCTAATCCAGGTAACAGAAAGGGAAACAAGCATTAAATTAGGCGCCAGTTCGGATGATGTGGTGTTCGATCCAAACGTAGACTTGCTTGCAACGATTGATTTGGCCGATTAG